AATCCTCGGCCGCGTGCCGGTCCAGGACAACGACCCCCTTCGGCTTGAGGCGCCGGACTTGGTCGCTCAGTCCTTCAACATTGGAGTTGACTGTGAGATACGAAACCTTAAACCGGTCTGGAAATTTGGCGATGACTTCTATACTATTCTTGCCTATGGAGCCTGTGGAGCCAAGGATAGCGATGTTTTTTTGCCGGGAGTGCAATGACAAAGCCGTTTTGTTCTTTCAAAAAGGTAAGTAAATGTTGAGAGTAAGTCAAGGTAACGGCCTCGGGACGGATTTTGCTTGACGTACGGCACGGCACACGGCGGACGCGGGAGCGGCTTTCCATTTTACATTGCATTTCAAGGCAGTTTCAATTATATTCTTTACTCAAATGAATTGACCACCAATAGCGTGCAGTAAGGAGTTCGTCAGGCTATGCCAATAATGACCAAAATGCGCGACAGTATGCCGGTCGTTCTTTTCGCGCTTCTGATATTATTCGTTGTGATGATCGTGTTTGAGTGGGGAATGGATTATCTGGGCATCAGGTCCGGCCGTCGTGACACCGTCGGCGTCATCGACGGGAAGAAAATTACGTACCAGGAATTTTCTGATTTGGTGAAACGTGCTGCGGAGAATCAGAAAAGGCAATCGTCGCAGGATCCGGACGACGAAACGATGAAGCAAATCCGCGACCAGATCTGGAGCAGCCTGGTGGCGTCGACGCTCGTCGATAAAGAAACGCAGCGCACGGGCATCACCGTATCCGACCAGGAGCTTGTCGATTGGGTGAAGGGAGACAACCCGCCTCCGTTCTTGATGCAGCAATTCGAGGATTCCACGGGAAAGTTCAACCGGGCCGCCTATGACCAGACGATCAACGACCCCAAGAACAAGGATATCATGATCCAGGTAGAGACCGGCTTGCGCCAGCAGCGTCTCTCCGAAAAGATGCAAAGCCTCGTGTTTGCCGCCGTGCGCGTGACTCCGGAAGAAGTGGCAGAGCGGTACGAGAATCAGAACATGAAACTTGAGGCGCAGTACGCTTACTATGACCCGAACAGATTTTTCTCCGACAGCGCGGCATCGGTGACGGACGCGGACCTGCACAAATACTACAATGAAAACCAGGATGAATTCAACGCGAAGGCGACCCGCAGGCTGAAGTATGTTCTGTTCAGCGACCTGCCGTCCTCGAAAGATTCGCAGGATGTCCTCGTCGAAGCGAACAATATCATCCAGCAGACAAAAGCGGGGATCGACTTCTTCGACCTCCAGAAATCGTACGCAGAAAACCCTGCCCCCCCAGCGTTTTTCAAGCACGGACAGCTTTCACCCGAAAAAGAGGATGCGGTTTTTTCAGCGCACGTCGGCGACGTGATCGGCCCCGTAAAGGATTATACCGGCTACCATGTCATGAAAGTTCTTGAGGAAAAGAACGGAACCGATGTCTATGTGCGTGCGCGGCACATTCTCCTGAGCACCAGCGGCGGAGAGGAAGCGGCGATGAAGCTGGCAAACGAGCTTGTGGCTCGGGCGCGCAACGGGGAGGATTTTGCAGCGCTTGCCAAGCAATATTCGACTGAGCCCGGGGCTGCGACGACCGGCGGCGAGCTCGGCTGGTTCGGCAAAGGGAGAATGGTAAAGCCATTTGAGGATGCGGCGTTAAAAGGAAGACCGGGGCAGATCATCGGGCCGGTGAAAACACAATTCGGGATCCATGTCATTAAGATCGAGGGACGCGACAGCCGCGAAGTCAAAATCGCCGATATCGCGCTTCCGATCAAGACCAGTTCGCAGACGAAAGACGATCTTTTTCAAAAGGCGCAGGATTTTGCTTACATTGCGAAGGACGGAAAATTTGAGAAGGATGCAGAGGGATTCGGCCTACAGGTGCGCGAGACGACTCCGTTCCAAAAAGGAGGAGTCATTCCCGGTCTCGGTCTGAACGAGTCGATATCGAAGTTCGCGTTCGAGAAGGACCCAGGGGATATCAGCGAAGCCTTTCAGGTGAACGGCGGCGTGGCGGTATTCACGATCTCTGAAGTTAAAAAAGAGGGCGTTCGTCCGTTCGACGACGTGAAGATCTCGCTGCAGCCGCGCGTGACGCGGAAAAAGAAAATGGACATGCTTAAGGAGCTTGTGGGCAAGCAGCGCGCCTCGCTTAACGAATCTGCCGACCTTGCGACACTTTCCGCAGCCGACCCCCGCGTCAACGTTCAGTCGACGGGAGTATTCTCCCCCGGGGGCATGATCCCGACCATCGGCCGCGATGAGGCATTTCTCGGCACCGCCGTGGCGATTCCTGTACAGAGGATTTCCCAGCCGGTCGAAGGGGAACGTGGCTATTATCTCATAAAAGTTCTGAGCCGCACGCCTTTTGATACCGCTGCGTTCAATGCGCAAAAGAATATCCTTGCCGCGCAGATGCTGCAGGAAAAAAAGCAGCGCATCGTGAACTCGTGGCTTGAAAAGCTGAAGGAGAAAGCCGATATCCAGGATATGCGCGACACGTTTTACCGCTGACCTTGGAGCGAAGCCGCGCCTTGTGGCGCGGCTTCGCTTTGTTTTCCCTCCTTTCGCATTCTGATCTTTGCCGAAAATTTACCGGAGCACGTCTGCTTTCAATTGACTTCATTCGAGCTTCGTTTTCCACGCGATGAGTTTTTGATTTTTCCGCGTAAATGCTTAGATTGATACTGTAGGGTCTTCGGAAGCTTAACCGATGTTCGGCACAACCAATTGAATCACGACGATACAAAACCTGAGGAGACGGAAAGAGGTCCGTTCAATGCCGGTTCCACGTTCAGCGGTGTCCGCTCGCGCCTTCAATTCGGGAGCGTCAGGCTGCTTGTCCTCTACAACAAGATAGTTCCCTCCGAAAATCAACGTCTCTTTGTCCTGACCATTATCATCGGCATCGTCTGCGGTTTCGCCGCGGTAGCCTTCCATCTTTCGATCAAACTGCTTGAAGGATATCTGATCGATCGAGCGCTGGCGGCGCCGTTTCCTTCAGCGGCCTTCTGGATTATTATTACGCCAGCTGCCGGTGCATTGGTCTGCGGTATTTTCTTATATGCAGTAGCGCCGGGCGCACGGGGAAGCGGTATTCCTCAGGTGAAGGTTGCCTACATGCTGAATGAAGATCGCATACCATTCCGCGACGTCTTTGGGAAATTTTTCATCGGTGCGTTGCAGATCGGGGCTGGTTCGTCCCTGGGAAGGGAAGGGCCGACGGTCCAGATCTGCGCCGGCATCGCCAGCCAGCTCGGGCGCGGAGCGGCGTTATCGCGGCAAAACCTCCGCCGGCTGCTTCCGGTCGGAGCCGCCGCCGGCATTGCCGCGGCGTTCAACGCCCCGATCGCCGCGGTCACGTTTACCATAGAAGAAATTATCGGCACGCTGGATCAGACCGTGCTCTCCGGCGTCATCGTAGCGGCAGCTCTCGCTGCGGTCATTGAACGGAACGTTCTCGGCGAGCATCCGGTCCTTGAAGTTCTGCAGGTCTACGGGCTGCACCATGCGTCGTCGCTTCTTCTTTATGCGCTCCTTGGCGTTCTTGCGAGCGGAGCTTCGATCCTCTTCACCGACTCGCTGCTCAGTCTCAGGCGGTGGTTTCAGCAAAATACGTGGCTTCCGGCCTGGAGCCAGCCGGCGGTCGGCGGAGCGGTGACAGGATTGCTTGCCGTCGCAGCGTTGCTGTGGTTGCATTCGGGGGGAATAAACGGATCAGGATATGCGACCCTCTCGTTCGCTCTTGCGGGAAAACTGACCGTGAAAGCGCTCCTCCTCCTCGGCACGATGAAGATCCTCGCAACAGTCTTTTCCTACGGCAGTGGCGGTTCGGGAGGCATCTTCGCTCCGGCGCTGTTCATCGGAAGCATGGCCGGCGGCCTGATGGGTTATTTGGATGTGAGCCTCTTCCATCATGCGCCGGAGGAGATCGGAGCATTCGCGCTCGTCGGAATGGGGGCCGTCTTCGCAGGAATTATCAGGGCTCCGATCACATCGGTTCTCATCATCATAGAAATGACGGGGGGGTATTCGCTCATCCTGCCGTTGATGATCGCCAATATGATCACGTATGCTCTTGTCCGTCACTGGCGCCCGGACTCTGTCTACGACGCCCTCCTGGCTCAGGATGGAATCCATCTTCCGCATGGAGGAGGTTCGGCGGTCAATGGGCTTGACAGGTTGAAAGTGGGCGCCGCGATGAGCGCAAAAAATATTCTTTCGCTGAGAGCCGGAATGACCGTCGAAGAAGCGTTTGAGCTCGTTGCGATTTACAATTTTTCCGCTTACCCCGTGCTGGACAGCGCCGGAAAGTATCTCGGCCTGGTGAGCGAATCGTCGCTCCGCCAAATGCTTGCCGAGGGGAACGGGGGGCAGGAACTGCGCGCCGTCGTTGATGCCCATGCCGACCTCCACAACGATGACACTCTTGCACGGGCGGTTATTCTCATGCATAAATTCGACCGCAGGCAGCTCGGCGTTGTTGAGCACACCGGAACAGGCTTGCTTGTCGGCATGATCACGATGGGGGATATTATTCAGGCTCAGGCCCGCGCTGCGTTGGAAGCGGACCGCTCGTCCTCTCAAATAGCAGGCGCTTCGGATGGGAAGAAAATTTAAACGATTTCTTTTTGCAAGCTATGCGGCGGCCTTTTTATTGTTCTTCGGCCTGCAGTATTGCATGAAATCAGCGCTTGCCGATGTTGCCGGTTACACCGCAGCGTTGTCGCATGACCATGAAGTCATGATGTCGATGCAGGATATCCTCATGTCGCTTCAGCAAGCCGAATCAAATCGGCGCGGATACATCCTCACCAAGAACCAGGATTTTATCCGGGACTATAATTCAGCGGTGAAGTCTGTGCAGGAATCGTTCACA
The Bacteroidota bacterium genome window above contains:
- a CDS encoding peptidylprolyl isomerase, whose amino-acid sequence is MPIMTKMRDSMPVVLFALLILFVVMIVFEWGMDYLGIRSGRRDTVGVIDGKKITYQEFSDLVKRAAENQKRQSSQDPDDETMKQIRDQIWSSLVASTLVDKETQRTGITVSDQELVDWVKGDNPPPFLMQQFEDSTGKFNRAAYDQTINDPKNKDIMIQVETGLRQQRLSEKMQSLVFAAVRVTPEEVAERYENQNMKLEAQYAYYDPNRFFSDSAASVTDADLHKYYNENQDEFNAKATRRLKYVLFSDLPSSKDSQDVLVEANNIIQQTKAGIDFFDLQKSYAENPAPPAFFKHGQLSPEKEDAVFSAHVGDVIGPVKDYTGYHVMKVLEEKNGTDVYVRARHILLSTSGGEEAAMKLANELVARARNGEDFAALAKQYSTEPGAATTGGELGWFGKGRMVKPFEDAALKGRPGQIIGPVKTQFGIHVIKIEGRDSREVKIADIALPIKTSSQTKDDLFQKAQDFAYIAKDGKFEKDAEGFGLQVRETTPFQKGGVIPGLGLNESISKFAFEKDPGDISEAFQVNGGVAVFTISEVKKEGVRPFDDVKISLQPRVTRKKKMDMLKELVGKQRASLNESADLATLSAADPRVNVQSTGVFSPGGMIPTIGRDEAFLGTAVAIPVQRISQPVEGERGYYLIKVLSRTPFDTAAFNAQKNILAAQMLQEKKQRIVNSWLEKLKEKADIQDMRDTFYR
- a CDS encoding chloride channel protein, with the translated sequence MNHDDTKPEETERGPFNAGSTFSGVRSRLQFGSVRLLVLYNKIVPSENQRLFVLTIIIGIVCGFAAVAFHLSIKLLEGYLIDRALAAPFPSAAFWIIITPAAGALVCGIFLYAVAPGARGSGIPQVKVAYMLNEDRIPFRDVFGKFFIGALQIGAGSSLGREGPTVQICAGIASQLGRGAALSRQNLRRLLPVGAAAGIAAAFNAPIAAVTFTIEEIIGTLDQTVLSGVIVAAALAAVIERNVLGEHPVLEVLQVYGLHHASSLLLYALLGVLASGASILFTDSLLSLRRWFQQNTWLPAWSQPAVGGAVTGLLAVAALLWLHSGGINGSGYATLSFALAGKLTVKALLLLGTMKILATVFSYGSGGSGGIFAPALFIGSMAGGLMGYLDVSLFHHAPEEIGAFALVGMGAVFAGIIRAPITSVLIIIEMTGGYSLILPLMIANMITYALVRHWRPDSVYDALLAQDGIHLPHGGGSAVNGLDRLKVGAAMSAKNILSLRAGMTVEEAFELVAIYNFSAYPVLDSAGKYLGLVSESSLRQMLAEGNGGQELRAVVDAHADLHNDDTLARAVILMHKFDRRQLGVVEHTGTGLLVGMITMGDIIQAQARAALEADRSSSQIAGASDGKKI